A window from Oncorhynchus mykiss isolate Arlee chromosome 9, USDA_OmykA_1.1, whole genome shotgun sequence encodes these proteins:
- the LOC110532505 gene encoding sodium/potassium-transporting ATPase subunit beta-1-interacting protein 3-like, with the protein MGCCSGRCMLIFFCTLQLMTALERQALDFLGYQWAPIMVNFLHIIMVILCLFGTIQYRPRYVVLYLLWTLLWVAWNVFVSCLYLDLGGLSKESDLLSLGVSSHRSWWKDNSPGCDDRDLPATRWQSLESPEFISALGCWLEYQYIEVLHCIVQVLISFLGFAYACYVVSTFTEEDSYYK; encoded by the exons ATGGGGTGCTGTTCAGGACGATGTATGCTGATCTTCTTCTGCACTCTCCAATTG ATGACAGCATTGGAGAGGCAGGCTTTGGACTTCCTTGGGTACCAGTGGGCTCCCATCATGGTCAACTTCCTGCACATAATTATGGTTATCCTCTGCCTTTTTGGCACCATTCAGTACAGACCACGCTATGTTGTTCTA TACCTGCTGTGGACATTACTATGGGTGGCATGGAATGTCTTTGTGAGCTGTCTCTACTTGGACCTGGGAGGCCTTTCCAAG GAGAGCGACCTGCTTTCTCTGGGTGTATCCTCACACCGTTCATGGTGGAAAGACAACAGTCCAGGCTGTGATGACAGGGACCTTCCTGCCACTAGATGGCAGAGTTTGGAGAGCCCAGAATTCATCTCTGCTCTGGGATGCTGGCTGGAATATCAATACATAGAGGTCCTACACTGCATTGTACAAGTCCTAATCTCT TTTTTGGGATTTGCCTACGCCTGCTATGTGGTCAGCACCTTCACAGAGGAGGACAGCT ACTATAAGTAA
- the LOC110532504 gene encoding protein EARLY FLOWERING 5: protein MASMQDGLNFTSPTYGKVLLLGAIAAASAFIVTILIVVLCVGCQRKGKTHNVSSESGKHRLMDMSILRQSKLRSISKSDGEMNKLNCNGKKSSKKNRPSSMDLLPSRRSNSDLRSGGRTLPQIPSGTGEDGEHTYSEVGQRSSPKRGPDNNLYAIVGRAGETDTPAPPAVPANTPAPPDLDGDGLNEPLPEPEPMPQAMAPPHPPETTAEYACVRKLRKVDKAVPQKRDSGTDMGEAPVPPPRHAPPSHPAPPPRHAPPSHPAPPPPHPHSMKMPRKNMDAFKLPTFPKEAVFMGNGEQYIWKPPEDDDITMLQNKPLGPLSPHSGENIQPSTAMVAEMYSKVCKPGKKKRTVPGSPPANIGFRTLGRGDRDRERDGGFSVVVKPQTWAPQEGKPVGGASATLEDHCYESIETGEECDPTYEPMEGGGGWKRVGGTERPPNTCATLRPRRKKSHQPLQQQQPPPPPPTQQTPKLQHLPAKALLLPGENLYESIGELKQGGTANSSTTTIFTFNDGMEMYVTGL, encoded by the exons ATGGCCTCCATGCAGGACGGGCTGAACTTCACGTCTCCTACCTACGGcaaggtcctgctgctgggtgcCATCGCTGCTGCCTCAGCCTTCATCGTCACCATCCTCATCGTGGTGCTCTGTGTGGGCTGCCAGAG GAAGGGAAAGACGCATAATGTCTCCAGTGAAAGTGGGAAACACAGGTTGATGGACATG AGTATACTCAGGCAGTCAAAGCTGCGTTCCATCAGCAAGTCGGACGGTGAGATGAACAAGCTAAACTGCAATGGCAAAA AGTCATCTAAAAAGAACCGTCCATCTAGCATGGACCTCCTGCCCAGCCGCCGGTCCAACTCCGACCTCCGGTCAGGGGGAAGGACGCTACCCCAGATCCCCTCTGGCACCGGAGAGGACGGGGAGCACACCTACTCTGAGGTAGGTCAACGCTCCTCCCCGAAGCGTGGCCCTGATAACAACCTCTACGCCATAGTGGGCAGGGCCGGAGAGACCGACACCCCAGCCCCTCCGGCCGTCCCAGCCAACACCCCTGCCCCCCCTGATCTAGACGGGGATGGGTTGAATGAACCGCTCCCCGAGCCTGAGCCCATGCCCCAGGCTATGGCTCCTCCACACCCCCCGGAGACGACTGCAGAGTACGCCTGCGTCCGGAAGCTCCGGAAGGTGGACAAGGCTGTCCCCCAGAAGAGAGACAGCGGGACCGATATGGGGGAGGCACCGGTGCCGCCTCCCCGCCACGCCCCACCATCACACCCTGCCCCGCCTCCGCGCCACGCCCCACCATCACACCCTGCCCCGCCTCCGCCACACCCTCACAGTATGAAGATGCCCCGGAAAAACATGGATGCTTTCAAGCTGCCCACCTTCCCCAAG GAGGCAGTGTTCATGGGTAATGGAGAGCAGTACATATGGAAGCCTCCAGAGGATGATGACATCACCATGCTCCAAAACAAACCGTTAGGCCCTCTGAGTCCTCACAGTGGAGAGAACATACAGCCTTCCACTGCTATG GTTGCAGAGATGTACTCCAAGGTATGCAAACCAGGCAAGAAGAAGAGAACTGTTCCTGGGTCTCCTCCAGCAAACATTGGCTTCCGGACCTTGGGGCGTGGTGACCGGGACCGGGAGCGAGATGGGGGATTCAGTGTGGTGGTCAAGCCACAGACCTGGGCCCCGCAAGAGGGGAAACCCGTCGGAGGAGCCTCTGCCACTCTGGAAGACCACTGTTATGAGTCCATCGAGACGGGGGAGGAGTGCGACCCCACTTATGAGCCTATggaaggtggtggtggttggaagCGAGTTGGAGGAACCGAACGGCCTCCAAACACCTGTGCCACACTCAGGCCCAGGAGGAAGAAATCCCATCAACccttgcagcagcagcagcctcctccGCCGCCGCCCACACAGCAGACCCCCAAGTTACAGCACCTTCCAGCCAAAGCCCTGCTGCTGCCCGGGGAGAACCTGTACGAGAGCATTGGGGAACTGAAGCAGGGCGGAACTGCCAACTCCAGCACCACTACCATCTTCACCTTCAACGACGGCATGGAGATGTATGTCACTGGGCTCTAA